A window from Cryptomeria japonica chromosome 1, Sugi_1.0, whole genome shotgun sequence encodes these proteins:
- the LOC131856332 gene encoding uncharacterized protein LOC131856332: protein MEFGVCSVYAANDYMERSSFWTWLTSLPDIPWMFGGDFNMVENQEDKMGGETRIITLAFGLLGVIFRKNFLKTIGQKKAKDYRFKESWLNNNLYNAENDIQNNPDDPYLCHQLAHGKNALRNHQHYKALGAKICSRAHCLQYGDRGSKFFFNLIKHKQAKESIDKLLINNHLTTDIELIKNEFVEFYKNLFTSEDTQETRALKDQCKNLIPNKISAEDASNLEQPLSLEVIEKSINSLNNDRAPGLDGLLVEFYKANIKWISKVLINIYNEAIDTETLGRDINSGIIKLIPKEGDKSLIKNWRPITLLNVSHKVLAKIMSNRLEAILSKFVCPTQTGFVKGRYILENLVTSWEALNWAKHSNQKVAMFLLDFEKAYDRIEWNFINMMLQAFGFPSFFCGIVNMFLKDAHAQIDVNGSLSTSFPLGRLIRQGCPLAPALFVIASEALFYILRDNTLSPAVKGAILPNNKEIINYQFADDTSLFHETSEDNFVAMINKLNFFSKISGARLSHAKSICLGWNDQPPNWFNKFDFQWGGPSKIVRYLGIPFSVDPSLKEMWAWVKDKIHNKLNKWHNRSLSFAGRIRVCQKILSSYNIYYASAWMFNDYQVMEIQKAIRNYLWSDGKGNKKMHSVNWKWCHVDKLLGGLGLKDLRLSGLALASKWIFHALEGDEPWKVLIRNNIERGYPKSAKFWKNLPLTDLICGEFPITVQGLVIFKSIWKAWNHVRQFITNKDFFDNKTLHGERSIWWNLKLGDKPLSLTQGCSAKYWANLGIKQFIDIFEMDRLILWDDLKNKFKLPDSHKKTYSMIVKDSKNIPFLCHVDSNSYLKIKWPDGIIISKLKAKNIYSVLNYNVDVINHVNNIWNTDLDISSWKKYFDYLWKSSIDPKIKCFKWLLILNKLPVRSSFSDVNYCTICKTSETGNHIFFECSFAKEIQITMKINKAKFKRLLKDGHATFFANDVKNGYFWRLHLDNIHDFNQTFNRIRKEIKRRPHNATNESVYMLKQIQDQKSMVWMDGAMGWLAWVDTWDDVLY from the exons AATTTTTTAAAAACTATTGGCCAAAAGAAGGCCAAAGATTATAGGTTTAAGGAATCTTGGCTTAATAATAATCTTTATAATGCTGAGAATGATATCCAAAATAATCCGGATGATCCTTATCTTTGTCACCAGCTTGCCCATGGTAAAAATGCTCTCAGAAATCATCAACATTATAAAGCTCTTGGTGCGAAAATTTGTTCAAGAGCCCATTGTCTTCAATATGGAGATAGAGGAAGTAAATTTTTCTTTAATCTTATTAAACATAAGCAAGCTAAAGAGTCTATAGATAAACTGCTTATTAACAATCACTTGACTACGGACATAGAGCTTATAAAGAATGAATTTGTTGAATTTTATAAAAATCTTTTTACTTCAGAGGATACTCAGGAGACTAGGGCCCTTAAAGACCAATGTAAGAATCTCATTCCTAATAAGATCTCGGCTGAGGATGCTTCTAATCTTGAGCAACCCTTGTCTCTAGAGGTAATTGAGAAATCCATCAATTCCCTTAATAATGATAGAGCTCCCGGACTTGACGGGCTGCTTGTTGAATTCTACAAGGCCAACATCAAATGGATTAGCAaagtcttaattaatatttataatgaaGCCATTGATACCGAAACCCTGGGTAGGGACATTAATTCTGGTATCATTAAGCTTATCCCTAAGGAGGGTGATAAATCCCTTATTAAAAACTGGAGGCCTATAACTCTCTTAAATGTTTCTCATAAAGTTTTGGCTAAGATTATGTCAAACAGGCTTGAGGCCATTCTCTCCAAATTTGTTTGTCCTACCCAAACTGGATTTGTGAAGGGCAGATATATTTTAGAGAATCTTGTTACCAGCTGGgaagctcttaactgggctaagCATTCTAATCAAAAGGTTGCTATGTTCTTGCTGGATTTTGAAAAGGCTTATGACAGAATTGAATGGAACTTTATTAATATGATGCTCCAGGCCTTTGGTTTCCCATCCTTCTTTTGTGGCATTGTGAATATGTTTCTTAAGGATGCTCATGCTCAAATTGATGTTAATGGTTCCTTGTCTACTTCTTTCCCTTTGGGAAGATTGATTAGACAAGGGTGTCCTCTTGCTCCCGCCCTTTTTGTTATTGCTTCTGAAGCTCTTTTTTATATTCTTAGAGACAACACTTTATCCCCAGCTGTTAAAGGTGCCATTCTTCCTAATAATAAAGAGATTATTAACTATCAGTTTGCCGATGATACTTCTCTGTTTCATGAAACCTCTGAAGACAATTTTGTTGctatgattaataaacttaatttcttctctaaaatttcaggagctagattgTCTCATGCCAAATCTATTTGTCTTGGTTGGAATGATCAACCTCCTAATTGGTTTAATAAATTTGATTTCCAATGGGGTGGCCCCTCTAAAATTGTCAGATATTTGGGTATCCCCTTTTCTGTTGACCcatctttgaaagagatgtggGCTTGGGTTAAGGATAAGATCCATAATAAACTAAACAAGTGGCACAATAGGTCTCTATCTTTTGCTGGAAGGATCCGAGTCTGCCAAAAAATTCTGTCCTCTTACAACATTTATTATGCCTCTGCTTGGATGTTTAATGACTATCAAGTTATGGAAATCCAAAAGGCTATAAGAAATTATCTTTGGTCTGATGGGAAGGGAAATAAAAAGATGCATTCTGTCAATTGGAAGTGGTGTCATGTTGATAAGCTCCTTGGGGGCCTGGGGTTGAAAGACCTGAGACTTAGCGGTCTTGCTTTGGCCtccaaatggatctttcatgccTTGGAGGGAGATGAGCCTTGGAAAGTTTTGATTCGTAACAATATTGAGAGGGGATATCCTAAAAGTGCCAAATTCTGGAAAAATCTTCCTCTCACTGATCTCATTTGTGGTGAATTTCCTATTACTGTTCAAGGCTTAGTGATctttaaatccatctggaaagcctggaaCCATGTTAGGCAATTCATCACTAACAAAGATTTTTTTGATAATAAAACCCTCCACGGTGAAaggtccatttggtggaaccttAAGCTTGGTGATAAACCTCTTTCTCTTACCCAAGGGTGCTCAGCTAAGTATTGGGCTAACCTTGGAATCAAGCAATTCATTGATATCTTTGAAATGGACAGACTTATCCTTTGGGATGATCTTAAGAATAAGTTTAAACTTCCTGATTCTCATAAAAAGACTTATAGTATGATTGTTAAAGATAGTAAAAACATTCCTTTTCTGTGTCATGTGGACTCTAATAGTTATTTAAAGATAAAATGGCCTGATGGTATTATCATTTCTAAGCTTAAGGCTAAGAATATTTATTCTGTTTTAAATTATAATGTTGATGTTATCAATCATGTTAACAATATTTGGAATACTGATTTGGATATTTCTTcttggaaaaagtattttgattaTCTTTGGAAAAGCTCCATTGATCCtaaaattaaatgttttaaatggttaCTTATTCTTAATAAGCTTCCTGTTAGGAGCTCTTTCTCTGATGTTAACTATTGCACCATTTGCAAAACCTCGGAAACGGGAAATCATATTTTCTTTGAGTGCAGTTTTGCTAAAGAG ATTCAGATCACCATGAAAATCAACAAGGCTAAATTCAAAAGGCTGCTCAAGGATGGTCATGCTACCTTTTTTGCCAATGACGTTAAGAATGGATATTTCTGGAGGTTGCATTTGGATAATATACATGATTTCAATCAAACTTTCAACAGAATTAGAAAGGAGATTAAAAGAAGACCTCACAATGCTACTAATGAGTCGGTTTACATGCTGAAACAAATTCAAGATCAGAAAAGCATGGTGTGGATGGATGGCGCTATGGGTTGGCTGGCTTGGGTGGACACCTGGGATGATGTGCTTTACTAG